A window of the Streptomyces griseochromogenes genome harbors these coding sequences:
- a CDS encoding LLM class flavin-dependent oxidoreductase, whose translation MPVTVVRFNLVAPGAGPAELAARYRAALEMTAYADGRGITTVQTEEHHGADNNWLPSPFAFAGAVFGATRNIAVTVSAVIGPLHDPLRLAEEIAVLDLLSGGRLVTVAGIGYRPEEYALFDVDWKRRGRLQDELLETLLKAWTGEEFTYRGRAVRLTPRPYTDPHPLLLVGGSSKAAARRAARLGLPFFPSAHLPELEAYYKEKLTEYGTEGWTMMPAAETPLLHIAEDPDRAWAEYGEHFLHEARTYASWQSEQIRSAVKSTATTVDELRAEGVYRILTPEQCVTQGLDSLVLHPLAGGMPVEEGWRSLGLFAERVIPALRG comes from the coding sequence ATGCCCGTCACGGTCGTACGCTTCAACCTCGTCGCACCCGGCGCCGGCCCCGCCGAGCTCGCCGCCCGCTACCGGGCGGCCCTGGAGATGACCGCGTACGCGGACGGGCGCGGGATCACCACCGTGCAGACCGAGGAGCACCACGGCGCCGACAACAACTGGCTGCCCTCGCCCTTCGCCTTCGCGGGAGCGGTGTTCGGGGCGACCCGGAACATCGCCGTGACGGTGTCGGCGGTGATCGGCCCGCTGCACGACCCGCTGCGGCTTGCCGAAGAGATCGCGGTGCTGGATCTACTCAGCGGCGGGCGGCTGGTGACGGTGGCCGGGATCGGCTACCGGCCCGAGGAGTACGCCCTGTTCGACGTCGACTGGAAACGGCGGGGCCGGCTCCAGGACGAGCTGCTGGAGACCCTGCTGAAGGCGTGGACCGGCGAGGAGTTCACCTACCGCGGCCGTGCGGTACGGCTCACCCCGCGCCCGTACACCGATCCGCACCCCCTGCTCCTGGTCGGCGGTTCCTCGAAGGCCGCCGCCCGCCGGGCCGCCCGCCTCGGCCTGCCGTTCTTCCCGAGCGCGCATCTGCCGGAGCTGGAGGCGTACTACAAGGAGAAGCTGACGGAGTACGGCACCGAGGGCTGGACGATGATGCCCGCCGCCGAGACTCCGCTGCTGCACATCGCCGAGGACCCGGACCGGGCATGGGCCGAGTACGGCGAGCACTTTCTGCACGAGGCGCGGACCTATGCCTCCTGGCAGTCGGAGCAGATCCGCTCGGCCGTGAAGTCGACGGCCACGACGGTGGACGAGCTGCGCGCGGAGGGCGTGTACCGGATCCTCACGCCGGAGCAGTGCGTGACGCAGGGTCTGGACAGTCTCGTCCTGCATCCCCTGGCGGGCGGGATGCCGGTGGAGGAGGGATGGCGGAGCCTCGGGCTGTTCGCGGAGCGGGTGATTCCGGCGCTGAGGGGCTGA
- a CDS encoding cytosine permease has translation MSKTAETEGALETRGIEQVPDQERTARTRELFPTWVGANISVLLLTMGASLVVAYHLNIWQALVVAVTAPVVSYGLVGLIGIAGKRGGAPGMALSRAVFGQRGNLLPGSLIWVARWGWETINAVTGAYAMLTILDMVLGIKANSVLDMVTLLVFVVATFAISGLGINAVQKCNKYATYLFGVFSVLVLVYLAVNTDWSKVMDHGAGSTAAVITGIGMIAAGGVSWIPSAPDFTRYLPRTASSKAIVGTAVGGAGVVVLPMVLMGAVMAVSTPDLASATDPVSFLGEILPTWIAVPYLLIALIGMLLINSMSMYSAGFTAQTLGFKVPRHWAVSVNAVISLVFGGVLMLVATSFIGSFIAFLSLLAVAFSAWVGVFGADMLRRTEYDGRAMADTTRASAYWYKGGFSPAAVAAWAVGLVGGLMFTTSDWFTGPLAKNNVIGEYGLGWVATIVISGLLYLALPKPAVARPADPADKRAEERATVDA, from the coding sequence ATGAGCAAGACAGCCGAGACCGAAGGCGCTCTCGAAACCCGCGGCATCGAGCAGGTACCCGACCAGGAGCGCACAGCGAGAACCCGCGAGCTGTTCCCCACCTGGGTCGGCGCCAACATCAGCGTGCTGCTGCTCACCATGGGCGCGAGCCTGGTCGTGGCCTACCACCTGAACATCTGGCAGGCGCTCGTCGTCGCGGTGACCGCGCCCGTCGTGTCGTACGGCCTCGTCGGTCTGATCGGCATCGCGGGCAAGCGCGGCGGAGCGCCCGGCATGGCGCTGTCGCGCGCGGTCTTCGGGCAGCGCGGCAATCTGCTGCCCGGTTCGCTGATCTGGGTCGCCCGCTGGGGCTGGGAGACGATCAACGCGGTCACCGGCGCCTACGCGATGCTCACCATCCTGGACATGGTGCTCGGCATCAAGGCGAACAGCGTGCTGGACATGGTGACGCTGCTGGTCTTCGTCGTCGCCACCTTCGCGATCTCCGGGCTCGGCATCAACGCCGTGCAGAAGTGCAACAAGTACGCCACCTACCTGTTCGGCGTCTTCTCGGTCCTGGTCCTGGTCTACCTGGCCGTCAACACCGACTGGTCGAAGGTCATGGACCACGGCGCGGGGTCCACGGCCGCGGTGATCACCGGTATCGGCATGATCGCGGCGGGCGGTGTCAGCTGGATCCCGTCCGCGCCGGACTTCACGCGCTATCTGCCGCGCACGGCCTCCTCGAAGGCGATCGTGGGCACGGCGGTGGGCGGTGCCGGTGTCGTGGTGCTGCCCATGGTCCTGATGGGCGCGGTGATGGCGGTGTCCACGCCGGACCTGGCCTCGGCCACGGACCCGGTGTCCTTCCTCGGCGAGATCCTGCCGACCTGGATCGCGGTGCCGTACCTGCTGATCGCGCTGATCGGCATGCTGCTGATCAACTCGATGTCGATGTACTCGGCGGGCTTCACCGCGCAGACCCTCGGCTTCAAGGTGCCGCGGCACTGGGCGGTGTCGGTGAACGCCGTGATCTCGCTGGTCTTCGGCGGCGTGCTGATGCTGGTGGCGACGAGCTTCATAGGCTCGTTCATCGCCTTCCTGTCGCTGCTCGCGGTGGCCTTCTCCGCCTGGGTCGGCGTCTTCGGCGCGGACATGCTGCGCCGCACCGAGTACGACGGCCGGGCCATGGCCGACACGACCCGCGCCAGCGCCTACTGGTACAAGGGCGGCTTCTCCCCCGCCGCGGTGGCCGCCTGGGCGGTCGGCCTGGTGGGGGGCCTGATGTTCACCACCTCGGACTGGTTCACCGGCCCGCTGGCGAAGAACAACGTCATCGGCGAGTACGGCCTCGGCTGGGTCGCCACGATCGTGATCTCCGGTCTGCTGTACCTGGCGCTGCCGAAGCCGGCGGTCGCCCGCCCGGCCGACCCGGCCGACAAGCGGGCCGAGGAGCGCGCGACCGTCGACGCGTAG
- the ftsY gene encoding signal recognition particle-docking protein FtsY codes for METVILAVVIAVVVLAALGGLVVGSRRRKPLPPPPPTTPDITAPPAEPHVGDEAETPRDEPRRTIEEVDLPGGSAPVAVEEPPAVPAVEAPEIEIPEPTAGRLIRLRARLSRSQNALGKGLLTLLSREHLDEDTWEEIEDTLLTADVGVQPTQELVERLRERVKVLGTRTPGELRDLLREELLKLVGTDVDRAVKTEPEDRRPGIVMVVGVNGTGKTTTTGKLGRVLVADGRTVVLGAADTFRAAAADQLQTWGERVGAYTVRGPEGGDPASVAFDAVKEGKEMGVDVVLIDTAGRLHTKTGLMDELGKVKRVVEKHAPLDEVLLVLDATTGQNGLVQARVFAEVVDITGIVLTKLDGTAKGGIVVAVQRELGVPVKLIGLGEGADDLAPFEPEAFVDALIGD; via the coding sequence ATGGAAACCGTCATCCTTGCTGTAGTCATCGCCGTAGTCGTGCTCGCGGCGCTCGGCGGGCTCGTCGTCGGCAGCCGGCGCCGGAAGCCGCTGCCCCCGCCGCCGCCCACGACGCCCGACATCACCGCGCCCCCGGCCGAGCCGCACGTCGGCGACGAGGCCGAGACGCCGCGCGACGAACCGCGCCGGACGATCGAGGAGGTGGATCTCCCCGGCGGCTCGGCACCCGTCGCCGTGGAGGAGCCCCCCGCCGTTCCGGCCGTCGAGGCTCCCGAGATCGAGATCCCGGAGCCCACCGCAGGCCGCCTGATCCGCCTGCGCGCCCGCCTGTCCCGCTCGCAGAACGCCCTCGGCAAGGGCCTGCTCACGCTGCTCTCCCGCGAGCACCTCGATGAGGACACCTGGGAGGAGATCGAGGACACACTGCTCACCGCCGACGTCGGTGTGCAGCCCACCCAGGAGCTGGTCGAGCGGCTGCGCGAGCGCGTCAAGGTGCTCGGCACCCGCACCCCCGGGGAGCTGCGCGATCTGCTGCGCGAAGAGCTGCTCAAGCTGGTCGGCACCGACGTCGACCGCGCGGTGAAGACCGAGCCCGAGGACCGCAGGCCCGGCATCGTGATGGTCGTCGGCGTCAACGGCACCGGCAAGACCACCACCACCGGCAAGCTCGGCCGTGTCCTGGTCGCCGACGGCCGTACCGTCGTCCTCGGCGCCGCCGACACCTTCCGGGCCGCCGCGGCCGACCAGCTGCAGACCTGGGGCGAGCGGGTCGGTGCCTACACCGTGCGCGGGCCCGAGGGCGGCGACCCCGCCTCCGTCGCGTTCGACGCGGTCAAGGAGGGCAAGGAGATGGGGGTCGACGTCGTCCTCATCGACACCGCGGGGCGTCTGCACACCAAGACCGGCCTCATGGACGAGCTGGGCAAGGTCAAGCGCGTGGTCGAGAAGCACGCGCCGCTGGACGAGGTGCTGCTCGTCCTGGACGCCACCACCGGCCAGAACGGGCTGGTGCAGGCCCGGGTGTTCGCCGAGGTCGTGGACATCACCGGCATCGTGCTGACCAAGCTCGACGGCACGGCGAAGGGCGGCATCGTGGTCGCGGTCCAGCGCGAACTCGGTGTCCCGGTCAAGCTGATCGGCCTCGGCGAAGGCGCGGACGACCTGGCGCCGTTCGAGCCGGAGGCGTTCGTGGATGCCCTTATCGGTGACTGA
- a CDS encoding bifunctional DNA primase/polymerase, with protein sequence MGFTIGGIREIRSGTRRRGRSSECTAVAEFTGLWGWDAVPGARAAAGACSCGHAECPAPGAHPLDFAPQVPAGATLDDVIKAWSEFPGASVMLPVGRAFDVIEVAEPAGRRALVRLERMGLPLGPVAATPDGRAHFFVAPGAAADLPRLLYRMGWDDPSALDLRGLGPGSHITAPPSDRGGLGPVRWLRPPALDSATTPPAARLLLGTLAYVAHRSRARA encoded by the coding sequence ATGGGCTTCACGATCGGCGGCATTCGCGAGATCCGCTCCGGCACACGTCGGCGCGGCCGTTCGTCGGAGTGCACCGCCGTCGCCGAGTTCACCGGACTGTGGGGCTGGGACGCGGTGCCGGGCGCCCGGGCCGCGGCGGGCGCCTGCTCCTGCGGTCACGCGGAGTGTCCGGCGCCGGGGGCGCACCCGCTCGATTTCGCGCCCCAGGTGCCCGCCGGGGCCACGCTCGACGACGTGATCAAGGCCTGGTCCGAGTTTCCCGGGGCCTCTGTGATGCTGCCCGTCGGCCGTGCGTTCGACGTCATCGAGGTCGCCGAGCCCGCCGGGCGCCGCGCCCTGGTCCGCCTGGAGCGCATGGGGCTGCCGCTCGGTCCGGTCGCCGCGACCCCTGACGGCCGCGCCCACTTCTTCGTCGCTCCCGGCGCCGCCGCCGATCTCCCCCGGCTGCTCTACCGCATGGGCTGGGACGACCCGTCCGCCCTGGACCTGCGCGGTCTCGGCCCGGGCAGTCACATCACCGCCCCTCCCTCCGACCGGGGCGGTCTCGGCCCGGTGCGCTGGCTGCGTCCACCGGCCCTGGACTCGGCGACGACCCCTCCGGCGGCCCGGCTGCTGCTGGGCACGCTGGCGTACGTGGCGCACCGGTCGCGGGCACGGGCGTGA
- a CDS encoding ammonium transporter, whose protein sequence is MAPAITLAAEAPKLSSANTGFMLICSALVLLMTPGLAFFYGGMVRVKSTLNMLMMSFISMGIVTILWVLYGFSLAFGEHNSLIGWNSDWFGLSHIGLTELWPGYSIPVFVFMVFQMMFAIITPALISGALADRVKFSAWSLFIALWVTIVYVPVAHWVWGADGWAYKLGVIDFAGGTAVHINAGAAALGVILVIGKRVGFKKDPMRPHSLPWVMLGAGLLWFGWFGFNAGSWLGNDDGVGALMFVNTQVATAAAMLAWLAYEKIRHGAFTTLGAASGAVAGLVAITPSGGAVSPLGAIAVGAIAGVACAAAVGLKFKFGYDDSLDVVGVHMVGGIIGSLLIGFFATGKGQSAATGVFYGDHTFTQLWKQCAGVGAVLAYSLIVSAVLAFLLDKTIGMRVTEDEEISGIDQAEHAESAYDFSGTGGGVIGSAAHASALAATQTKKVDA, encoded by the coding sequence ATGGCTCCAGCCATCACGCTTGCCGCGGAGGCACCGAAGTTGTCCTCCGCGAACACAGGCTTCATGCTCATCTGTTCCGCCCTGGTGCTGCTCATGACCCCGGGCCTGGCCTTCTTCTACGGAGGCATGGTCCGCGTCAAGAGCACGCTGAACATGCTGATGATGAGCTTCATCAGCATGGGCATCGTCACCATCCTGTGGGTGCTCTACGGCTTCTCCCTCGCCTTCGGTGAGCACAACAGCCTGATCGGCTGGAACTCCGACTGGTTCGGTCTCAGCCACATCGGGCTGACGGAGCTCTGGCCCGGATACTCCATCCCGGTCTTCGTCTTCATGGTCTTCCAGATGATGTTCGCCATCATCACGCCGGCCCTGATAAGCGGTGCCCTTGCGGACCGCGTCAAGTTCTCGGCGTGGTCGCTCTTCATCGCCCTGTGGGTCACCATCGTCTACGTCCCGGTCGCCCACTGGGTCTGGGGCGCCGACGGCTGGGCCTACAAGCTCGGCGTGATCGACTTCGCCGGCGGTACGGCGGTCCACATCAACGCGGGTGCCGCCGCGCTCGGCGTGATCCTGGTCATCGGCAAGCGCGTCGGCTTCAAGAAGGACCCGATGCGGCCGCACAGCCTCCCGTGGGTCATGCTCGGCGCGGGTCTGCTGTGGTTCGGCTGGTTCGGCTTCAATGCCGGCTCGTGGCTCGGCAACGACGACGGCGTCGGCGCGCTGATGTTCGTCAACACGCAGGTCGCCACCGCCGCCGCCATGCTGGCCTGGCTCGCCTACGAGAAGATCCGGCACGGCGCGTTCACCACGCTGGGCGCCGCCTCCGGCGCGGTCGCCGGCCTGGTCGCGATCACCCCGTCCGGCGGCGCGGTCTCCCCGCTCGGTGCGATCGCCGTCGGCGCGATCGCCGGTGTCGCCTGTGCCGCGGCCGTCGGCCTGAAGTTCAAGTTCGGCTACGACGACTCGCTCGACGTCGTCGGCGTCCACATGGTCGGCGGCATCATCGGCTCCCTGCTCATCGGCTTCTTCGCCACCGGCAAGGGCCAGTCCGCCGCGACGGGCGTCTTCTACGGCGACCACACCTTCACCCAGCTCTGGAAGCAGTGCGCCGGTGTCGGCGCGGTCCTCGCCTACTCCCTGATCGTCTCCGCGGTCCTCGCCTTCCTGCTCGACAAGACCATCGGGATGCGGGTCACCGAGGACGAGGAGATCTCCGGAATCGACCAGGCCGAGCACGCCGAGAGCGCCTACGACTTCAGCGGCACCGGTGGCGGTGTCATCGGCTCCGCCGCCCACGCCTCCGCCCTGGCCGCCACGCAGACCAAGAAGGTGGACGCATGA
- a CDS encoding P-II family nitrogen regulator, which produces MKLITAVVKPHRLDEIKEALQAFGVHGLTVTEASGYGRQRGHTEVYRGAEYTVDLVPKIRIEVLAEDDDAEQLIEVIVKAARTGKIGDGKVWSLPVETAVRVRTGERGPDAL; this is translated from the coding sequence ATGAAGCTCATCACCGCCGTCGTCAAGCCGCACCGGCTCGACGAGATCAAGGAAGCCCTGCAGGCCTTCGGCGTGCACGGCCTGACGGTCACCGAGGCAAGCGGCTACGGTCGTCAGCGGGGTCACACCGAGGTCTACCGCGGTGCCGAGTACACCGTGGACCTGGTCCCCAAGATCCGTATCGAGGTGCTGGCCGAGGACGACGACGCCGAGCAGCTGATCGAGGTCATCGTCAAGGCGGCCCGCACGGGCAAGATCGGTGACGGCAAGGTCTGGTCCCTGCCGGTCGAGACGGCCGTACGGGTGCGCACCGGCGAGCGCGGCCCGGACGCGCTCTGA
- a CDS encoding [protein-PII] uridylyltransferase → MTGTDVRKEADDSGPSGYAAARLRLLTEGARSGPPRRAALAELTDDWLSGLFTAAAEGLEGRGGAQRPPQKGGGGRLEGVSLVAVGGYGRGELSPRSDLDLLLLHDGGDASAVAALADRLWYPVWDLGLALDHSVRTPAEARKTAGEDLKVHLGLLDARHLAGDLGLTSGLRTAVLADWRNQAPKRLPELQELCAERAGRQGELRYLLEPDLKEARGGLRDATALRAVAASWLADAPREGLADARRSLLDVRDALHLATGRATDRLALQEQDQVAAELGLLDADTLLRQVYEAARVISYASDVTWREVGRVLRSRAVRPRLRAMLGGGKQVAERSPLAEGVVEQDGEVVLARAARPERDPVLPLRAAAAAAQAGLPLSLHAVRRMAATARPLPTPWPAEAREQLVTLLGSGRPTVDVWEALEAEGLISRLLPDWERVRCRPQRNAVHLWTVDRHLIETAVRASELTRSVSRPDLLLVSALLHDIGKGWPGDHSVAGEIIAKDVAARIGFDGTDAAVLATLVRHHLLLIETATRRDLEDPATVRSVAEAVGSQSTLELLHALTEADALATGPAAWSSWRGSLVADLVRRVGAVLAGDVPDEPEPGAPTAEQERLAIEAFRTGSPVLALRAQREPVPEEESAGGPEPLGVELLIAVPDQPAVLPAVAGVLAVHRLTVRTAELRALNLPDVDDGSVLLLNWRVAAEYGSLPQATRLRADLVRALDGSLDIASRLAERDAAYPRRRGWAAPPPRVTVAPAASHHATVIEVRTQDAPGLLHRIGTALEKAGVRVRSMHVSTLGANAVDAFYVTTGAGAPLPADDAASLARVLEETLRG, encoded by the coding sequence GTGACGGGTACGGACGTGCGGAAAGAAGCGGATGACTCGGGACCCAGCGGCTACGCGGCGGCCCGGCTGCGCCTCCTCACCGAGGGGGCGCGGTCCGGGCCGCCGCGCCGTGCGGCACTGGCCGAGCTGACCGACGACTGGCTCTCGGGCCTCTTCACGGCGGCGGCCGAGGGGCTGGAAGGAAGGGGCGGAGCGCAGCGACCTCCGCAGAAGGGCGGTGGTGGGCGACTGGAGGGCGTCAGTCTCGTCGCCGTCGGCGGCTACGGCCGCGGCGAGCTCTCCCCGCGCAGCGACCTCGACCTCCTGCTGCTGCACGACGGCGGCGACGCGAGCGCGGTCGCCGCCCTGGCGGACCGCCTCTGGTACCCGGTCTGGGACCTCGGCCTCGCCCTCGACCACTCCGTGCGCACCCCGGCGGAGGCCCGCAAGACGGCCGGCGAGGATCTGAAGGTCCACCTCGGCCTCCTGGACGCCCGCCACCTCGCCGGCGACCTCGGGCTGACCTCCGGACTGCGTACGGCCGTCCTGGCCGACTGGCGCAACCAGGCGCCCAAGCGCCTGCCCGAACTCCAGGAACTCTGCGCCGAGCGCGCCGGACGCCAGGGCGAGCTGCGCTACCTCCTGGAACCCGACCTCAAGGAGGCCCGCGGCGGCCTGAGGGACGCGACCGCGCTGCGTGCCGTGGCCGCCTCCTGGCTGGCCGACGCCCCGCGCGAGGGCCTCGCGGACGCGCGCCGGAGCCTGCTCGACGTCCGCGACGCCCTGCACCTGGCCACCGGCCGCGCCACCGACCGGCTCGCCCTGCAGGAGCAGGACCAGGTGGCGGCCGAGCTGGGCCTGCTGGACGCCGACACCCTGCTGCGGCAGGTGTACGAAGCGGCGCGTGTCATCTCGTACGCCAGTGATGTCACCTGGCGCGAGGTGGGGCGCGTGCTGCGCTCGCGCGCCGTCCGCCCGCGTCTGCGCGCCATGCTGGGCGGCGGCAAGCAGGTCGCCGAGCGGTCCCCGCTGGCCGAGGGCGTGGTGGAGCAGGACGGCGAGGTGGTGCTCGCCCGCGCCGCGCGCCCCGAACGCGACCCCGTGCTCCCGCTGCGGGCCGCGGCCGCCGCCGCACAGGCCGGCCTCCCGCTCTCCCTGCACGCCGTACGGCGCATGGCCGCCACCGCACGCCCCCTGCCCACGCCCTGGCCGGCCGAGGCACGCGAGCAACTGGTGACCCTGCTCGGCTCGGGCCGCCCCACCGTCGACGTCTGGGAGGCGCTGGAGGCGGAAGGCCTGATCAGCCGCCTCCTGCCGGACTGGGAACGGGTCCGCTGCCGCCCGCAGCGCAATGCCGTCCACCTCTGGACCGTCGACCGGCACCTGATCGAGACGGCGGTCCGCGCCTCCGAGCTGACCCGCAGCGTCAGCCGCCCCGACCTCCTTCTGGTCTCCGCCCTGCTGCACGACATCGGCAAGGGCTGGCCCGGCGACCACTCCGTGGCCGGCGAGATCATCGCCAAGGACGTGGCCGCACGGATCGGCTTCGATGGCACGGACGCGGCGGTGCTGGCCACGCTCGTCCGCCACCACCTGCTGCTCATCGAGACGGCCACGCGCCGCGACCTGGAGGATCCGGCTACGGTCCGCTCGGTCGCCGAGGCCGTCGGCTCACAGAGCACGCTGGAGCTGCTGCACGCCCTCACCGAGGCGGACGCGCTGGCCACCGGCCCGGCCGCCTGGTCCTCCTGGCGCGGCTCCCTCGTCGCGGACCTGGTACGGCGCGTCGGCGCCGTTCTCGCCGGAGACGTCCCCGACGAACCCGAGCCCGGTGCCCCGACGGCCGAGCAGGAGCGCCTTGCCATCGAGGCATTCCGCACCGGCAGCCCGGTCCTCGCCCTGCGCGCGCAGAGGGAGCCGGTGCCGGAGGAGGAGAGCGCCGGCGGGCCCGAGCCGCTCGGTGTCGAGCTGCTCATCGCGGTTCCGGACCAGCCCGCCGTGCTGCCCGCGGTCGCGGGGGTCCTCGCCGTGCACCGTCTGACCGTCCGCACGGCGGAGCTGCGGGCCCTGAACCTGCCCGACGTCGACGACGGCTCGGTGCTGCTGCTCAACTGGCGGGTCGCCGCCGAGTACGGCTCACTGCCCCAGGCGACCCGGCTGCGCGCCGACCTGGTCCGCGCCCTGGACGGCTCCCTGGACATCGCGAGCCGCCTCGCCGAACGCGACGCCGCCTACCCCCGCCGCCGCGGCTGGGCGGCCCCGCCGCCCCGCGTGACCGTGGCCCCGGCCGCCTCCCACCACGCCACGGTGATCGAGGTCAGAACACAGGACGCCCCCGGCCTGCTGCACCGCATCGGTACGGCCCTGGAGAAGGCGGGAGTACGGGTGCGGAGCATGCACGTCAGCACCCTGGGCGCCAACGCCGTCGACGCCTTCTACGTCACCACCGGCGCGGGCGCACCCCTGCCGGCCGACGACGCGGCATCACTGGCCCGAGTACTGGAGGAGACCCTGCGGGGATGA
- the ffh gene encoding signal recognition particle protein, giving the protein MFDTLSDRLSATFKNLRGKGRLSEADIDATAREIRIALLEADVALPVVRTFIKNVKERALGVEVSKALNPAQQVLKIVNDELVTILGGETRRLRFAKQPPTVIMLAGLQGAGKTTLAGKLGRWLKEQGHSPLLVAADLQRPNAVNQLSVVAERAGVAVYAPEPGNGVGDPVKVAKDSIDFAKSKVHDIVIVDTAGRLGIDQEMMQQAADIRDVVSPDEILFVVDAMIGQDAVNTAEAFRDGVGFDGVVLSKLDGDARGGAALSIRQITGKPIMFASNGEKLDDFDAFHPDRMASRILDMGDLLTLIEQAEKTFSQEEAQKMASKLASKKGQDFTLDDFLSQMEQVRKMGSISKLLGMLPGMGQIKDQINNLDERDVDRTAAIIKSMTPGERQDPTIINGSRRARIAKGSGVEVSAVKNLVERFFEARKMMSRMAQGGGMPGMPGIPGMGGGPGRTKKQPKKAKGKQRSGNPMKRKQQELEEAQRREAAAQAGGALGLPQQGGQDFELPEEFKKFMG; this is encoded by the coding sequence GTGTTCGACACTCTCTCCGATCGCCTGTCAGCGACTTTCAAGAACCTGCGCGGCAAGGGACGGCTCTCCGAGGCGGACATCGACGCCACCGCACGTGAGATCCGCATCGCGCTCCTCGAAGCGGATGTGGCCCTGCCTGTCGTCCGCACGTTCATCAAGAACGTCAAGGAGCGTGCGCTCGGCGTCGAGGTGTCCAAGGCGCTGAACCCGGCGCAGCAGGTCCTGAAGATCGTCAACGACGAGCTCGTCACCATCCTCGGCGGCGAGACCCGGCGGCTGCGCTTCGCCAAGCAGCCCCCCACCGTGATCATGCTGGCGGGTCTGCAGGGTGCCGGTAAGACCACTCTCGCGGGCAAGCTCGGCCGATGGCTCAAGGAGCAGGGCCACTCGCCGCTGCTGGTCGCCGCCGACCTCCAGCGCCCCAACGCCGTCAACCAGCTGAGCGTCGTCGCCGAGCGCGCCGGTGTCGCCGTCTACGCCCCGGAGCCGGGCAACGGCGTCGGTGACCCGGTCAAGGTCGCCAAGGACTCCATCGACTTCGCGAAGTCCAAGGTCCACGACATCGTGATCGTGGACACCGCCGGCCGCCTGGGCATCGACCAGGAGATGATGCAGCAGGCCGCCGACATCCGTGACGTGGTCTCGCCGGACGAGATCCTCTTCGTCGTCGACGCGATGATCGGTCAGGACGCCGTCAACACGGCCGAGGCCTTCCGCGACGGCGTCGGCTTCGACGGCGTGGTGCTCTCCAAGCTCGACGGTGACGCCCGCGGTGGTGCGGCCCTGTCGATCCGCCAGATCACCGGCAAGCCGATCATGTTCGCGTCGAACGGCGAGAAGCTGGACGACTTCGACGCGTTCCACCCGGACCGGATGGCCTCCCGCATCCTCGACATGGGTGACCTGCTCACCCTGATCGAGCAGGCGGAGAAGACCTTCAGCCAGGAAGAGGCCCAGAAGATGGCCTCGAAGCTGGCGTCCAAGAAGGGCCAGGACTTCACTCTTGACGACTTCCTGTCCCAGATGGAGCAGGTCAGGAAGATGGGCTCCATCTCCAAGCTGCTCGGCATGCTCCCGGGCATGGGCCAGATCAAGGACCAGATCAACAACCTGGACGAGCGGGACGTCGACCGCACCGCCGCGATCATCAAGTCGATGACCCCGGGCGAGCGCCAGGACCCGACGATCATCAACGGCTCGCGTCGCGCCCGTATCGCCAAGGGTTCCGGCGTCGAGGTCAGCGCGGTGAAGAACCTCGTGGAGCGGTTCTTCGAGGCCCGCAAGATGATGTCCCGCATGGCTCAGGGCGGCGGCATGCCCGGTATGCCGGGGATCCCGGGCATGGGCGGCGGCCCCGGCCGGACCAAGAAGCAGCCGAAGAAGGCCAAGGGCAAGCAGCGCTCCGGCAACCCGATGAAGCGCAAGCAGCAGGAGCTGGAGGAGGCGCAGCGCCGCGAGGCGGCCGCGCAGGCCGGCGGCGCCCTCGGGCTGCCGCAGCAGGGCGGCCAGGACTTCGAGCTGCCGGAAGAGTTCAAGAAGTTCATGGGCTGA